In Mycolicibacterium phocaicum, one DNA window encodes the following:
- a CDS encoding PQQ-dependent sugar dehydrogenase, whose translation MTLRRSTQTALTRPRHRPERSGSAPARRVLALCAIALLALPGCARFDSAASEPFTIEPDLGGAPSSPPPPPPPLPPNPFPKACPAPAVLQGCLESTSGLIMGGDSKSAIVAERVTGAVKNISTTAEPKVKTVIPVDASGDGGLMDIVLSPSYQQDRLMYAYITTPTDNRVVRIADGDVPKPILTGIPKGPTGNTGALIFSSPTTLVVLTGDAGNPAAAADPASLAGKLLRIEQPTTVGQAPPTTALSGMGSGGGLCIDGASGSLYVTDRTPTGDRLQRITKDSKVSTVWSWPDRPGVAGCVATDDTVMVNLVNTKKTVAVRLSKETGAVTGDPEALRTDTHGHVFALKLSPDGNVWGATVNKTAGDVEKFDDVVFPLFPQGGFPRSTDDKT comes from the coding sequence ATGACATTGCGGCGGTCGACGCAGACTGCGCTGACGAGGCCCCGACATCGGCCTGAGCGTTCCGGCTCTGCACCCGCTCGACGGGTCCTGGCGTTGTGCGCCATCGCTTTGCTGGCGCTGCCCGGCTGCGCCCGTTTCGATTCGGCGGCGTCCGAGCCGTTCACCATCGAGCCCGACCTCGGCGGGGCGCCCAGCTCGCCGCCACCGCCTCCGCCGCCGCTGCCGCCGAACCCGTTCCCCAAGGCGTGCCCGGCGCCGGCCGTGCTGCAGGGCTGCCTGGAGAGCACCAGCGGCCTGATCATGGGTGGCGACAGCAAGTCGGCGATCGTCGCCGAACGCGTCACCGGCGCCGTCAAGAACATCTCGACGACGGCGGAACCCAAGGTCAAGACCGTGATCCCGGTCGACGCCTCCGGTGACGGCGGGCTCATGGACATCGTGCTGTCGCCGAGCTACCAACAGGACCGGCTGATGTACGCGTACATCACCACGCCGACCGACAACCGGGTGGTCCGCATCGCCGACGGCGACGTGCCGAAGCCCATCCTCACCGGGATTCCCAAGGGCCCCACAGGCAACACCGGAGCGCTGATCTTCAGCAGCCCGACGACCCTCGTGGTGCTCACCGGGGACGCCGGAAACCCCGCGGCCGCAGCCGATCCGGCTTCGCTGGCGGGCAAGCTGTTGCGCATCGAGCAGCCGACGACGGTGGGCCAGGCGCCCCCGACCACCGCGCTGTCGGGCATGGGTTCCGGCGGCGGGCTGTGCATCGACGGTGCCAGCGGCTCCTTGTACGTCACCGACCGGACCCCGACCGGCGACCGGCTGCAGCGGATCACCAAGGACTCGAAGGTGTCGACGGTGTGGAGCTGGCCCGACCGACCCGGTGTCGCGGGCTGTGTGGCGACCGACGACACCGTCATGGTCAACCTCGTCAACACCAAGAAGACGGTGGCCGTCCGGCTGTCGAAGGAGACCGGCGCGGTCACGGGTGACCCCGAGGCCCTCCGCACCGACACCCACGGCCACGTCTTCGCGCTGAAGCTCTCCCCCGACGGCAACGTCTGGGGCGCCACGGTGAACAAGACGGCCGGCGACGTCGAGAAGTTCGACGACGTCGTGTTCCCGCTGTTCCCGCAGGGCGGATTCCCGCGTAGCACGGACGACAAGACGTAA
- a CDS encoding DoxX family protein: MTSTSHDSRAWRRPDESAARPASARLVDPEDDLPITTYRGGAGAEGGETAATTAIPRFDNASSDEATEVTPASSSTPSSMAFDLMHEPEPLPYVQPRERRAEQASDALGPAEIEPDPETDARVRVAKRRGTQDLGLMVLRVGLGAWLVVHGLQKAFGWWGGQGLNGYEHALAAAGFQHAGILTYLATGAQIGAGVLLVLGLFTPVAAAVAVGYLMNALAVEVAAQPVHGYFPYFLPEGHEYLVTMIVLAAALTLTGPGLYGFDAGRGWARRPFIGSILCLLLGIGAGVGAWLLLNGSNPLH, translated from the coding sequence ATGACCAGTACTTCCCATGACTCGCGCGCATGGCGACGGCCCGACGAGTCGGCCGCCAGGCCCGCGTCGGCACGCCTGGTCGATCCAGAAGACGACCTGCCCATCACGACCTACCGCGGCGGTGCCGGCGCAGAGGGCGGTGAGACCGCCGCGACCACCGCCATCCCGCGGTTCGACAACGCGTCGTCCGACGAGGCGACCGAGGTGACGCCTGCGTCGTCGTCGACGCCGTCCTCGATGGCGTTCGATCTCATGCACGAACCCGAGCCGCTGCCGTACGTGCAACCTCGGGAGCGGCGTGCCGAGCAGGCCTCCGACGCATTGGGGCCCGCCGAGATCGAGCCCGACCCCGAGACCGACGCCCGGGTACGCGTCGCCAAGCGCCGCGGCACCCAGGACCTGGGACTCATGGTGTTGCGCGTCGGCCTCGGCGCCTGGCTGGTGGTCCACGGACTGCAGAAGGCATTCGGCTGGTGGGGCGGCCAGGGCCTGAACGGGTACGAGCACGCGCTGGCCGCCGCCGGCTTCCAGCACGCGGGGATACTGACCTACCTCGCCACCGGGGCGCAGATCGGCGCCGGTGTCCTGCTGGTCCTGGGGCTGTTCACCCCGGTCGCCGCGGCGGTCGCGGTGGGCTACCTGATGAACGCGCTCGCCGTCGAGGTGGCCGCGCAACCCGTGCACGGCTACTTCCCGTATTTCCTGCCCGAGGGCCACGAGTACCTGGTGACCATGATCGTGCTCGCCGCGGCGCTGACCCTGACGGGGCCGGGGCTCTACGGCTTCGACGCCGGACGCGGTTGGGCCCGCCGGCCGTTCATCGGGTCGATCCTGTGCCTGTTGCTCGGCATCGGCGCGGGCGTCGGCGCGTGGCTGCTGCTGAACGGATCAAACCCGCTGCACTGA
- a CDS encoding PH domain-containing protein, translating into MNGVSRRTASTAPQPVVIKIPGVAHLAVGFFAIGLLALVFAGPAWCAVLLVIPIVLSAMVIRYRTVADKKGVTARSLLGSRTVTWQDIKGLRFDRSKWAKAELTDGTELRLPGVTFASLPVLTAASGGVVPNPYNE; encoded by the coding sequence ATGAATGGCGTGAGCCGCCGAACCGCTTCGACCGCACCCCAGCCCGTCGTGATCAAGATCCCGGGGGTCGCCCATCTGGCGGTGGGGTTCTTCGCCATCGGCCTGCTGGCGCTGGTGTTCGCCGGGCCGGCCTGGTGCGCGGTGCTGCTCGTCATCCCGATCGTGTTGTCGGCGATGGTGATTCGCTACCGCACCGTGGCGGACAAGAAGGGCGTCACGGCGCGGTCGCTGCTCGGCAGCCGGACGGTGACGTGGCAGGACATCAAGGGACTGCGTTTCGACCGCTCCAAGTGGGCCAAGGCCGAATTGACCGACGGTACCGAGCTGCGCCTGCCGGGTGTGACGTTCGCGTCACTGCCGGTGCTGACCGCCGCCAGCGGCGGCGTCGTGCCCAATCCGTACAACGAGTGA
- a CDS encoding acetolactate synthase large subunit, whose product MSAPTTRPPESTPQPNGAGGPSGTVNGSSKAVAPQQMTGAQAVVRSLEELDVDTIFGIPGGAVLPVYDPLFDSKKVRHVLVRHEQGAGHAASGYAHATGKVGVMMATSGPGATNLVTPLADAQMDSIPVVAITGQVGRGLIGTDAFQEADISGITMPITKHNFLVRNGDDIAKVIAEAFHIAASGRPGAVLVDIPKDVLQGQCTFSWPPVIDLPGYKPNTKPHSRQIREAAKLIAASRKPVLYVGGGVIRGEASAELLELAELTGIPVVTTLMARGAFPDSHPQHMGMPGMHGTVSAVAALQKSDLLIALGTRFDDRVTGQLSSFAPDAKVIHADIDPAEIGKNRHADVPIVGDIKNVIVDLLAALRRDGVAADTLDLADWWTYLNGVKDTYPLSYGPQSDGSLSPEYVIEKLGQIAGPDALYVAGVGQHQMWAAQFIKYENPKTWLNSGGLGTMGFSIPAAMGAKFARPEAEVWAIDGDGCFQMTNQELATCALEGAPIKVALINNGNLGMVRQWQTLFYDERYSNTNLSTHSHRIPDFVMLAEALGCVGLRCERAEDVEDVIRQAREINDRPVVIDFIVGADAQVWPMVAAGTSNDEIMAARDIRPLFDNEDQV is encoded by the coding sequence GTGAGCGCACCCACCACGCGACCGCCAGAGTCGACGCCGCAGCCCAACGGAGCGGGCGGCCCCAGCGGCACGGTGAACGGTTCTTCCAAGGCCGTTGCCCCGCAACAGATGACCGGTGCCCAGGCCGTCGTCCGGTCGCTCGAGGAACTCGACGTCGACACCATCTTCGGCATCCCCGGTGGTGCCGTGCTGCCGGTCTACGACCCGCTGTTCGACTCGAAGAAGGTGCGCCACGTGCTGGTGCGGCACGAGCAGGGCGCCGGCCACGCCGCGTCGGGCTACGCGCACGCCACCGGCAAGGTCGGCGTGATGATGGCCACCTCGGGCCCCGGCGCCACCAACCTGGTCACGCCGCTGGCCGACGCGCAGATGGACTCGATCCCGGTCGTCGCGATCACCGGCCAGGTCGGCCGCGGGCTGATCGGCACCGACGCCTTCCAGGAAGCCGACATCTCCGGCATCACCATGCCGATCACGAAGCACAACTTCCTGGTCCGCAACGGTGACGACATCGCCAAGGTGATCGCCGAGGCGTTCCACATCGCCGCCTCCGGCCGTCCCGGCGCCGTCCTCGTCGACATCCCGAAGGACGTGCTGCAGGGTCAGTGCACCTTCAGCTGGCCGCCGGTCATCGACCTGCCCGGCTACAAGCCGAACACCAAGCCGCACAGCCGCCAGATCCGTGAGGCCGCCAAGCTGATCGCCGCGTCGCGCAAGCCCGTGCTGTACGTCGGTGGCGGCGTCATCCGCGGCGAGGCGTCCGCCGAGCTGCTGGAGCTCGCCGAGCTGACCGGCATTCCCGTCGTGACCACCCTGATGGCGCGCGGCGCGTTCCCCGACAGCCACCCGCAGCACATGGGCATGCCCGGCATGCACGGCACGGTCTCCGCCGTGGCGGCGCTGCAGAAGAGTGACCTGCTGATCGCCCTCGGCACCCGCTTCGACGACCGGGTCACCGGCCAGCTGTCGTCGTTCGCGCCCGACGCCAAGGTGATCCACGCCGACATCGACCCCGCCGAGATCGGCAAGAACCGGCACGCCGACGTGCCGATCGTCGGTGACATCAAGAACGTCATCGTCGACCTGCTCGCGGCGCTGCGCCGTGACGGTGTCGCCGCCGACACGCTGGACCTCGCCGACTGGTGGACCTACCTGAACGGCGTCAAGGACACGTACCCGCTGAGCTACGGCCCGCAGAGCGACGGCAGCCTCTCGCCGGAGTACGTCATCGAGAAGCTGGGCCAGATCGCCGGGCCGGACGCGCTGTACGTCGCGGGCGTCGGTCAGCACCAGATGTGGGCCGCGCAGTTCATCAAGTACGAGAACCCGAAGACCTGGCTGAACTCGGGCGGTCTCGGCACCATGGGCTTCTCCATCCCGGCCGCGATGGGCGCCAAGTTCGCCCGCCCGGAGGCCGAGGTGTGGGCCATCGACGGCGACGGCTGCTTCCAGATGACCAATCAGGAGCTGGCCACCTGCGCCCTCGAAGGGGCGCCGATCAAGGTTGCGCTGATCAACAACGGCAACCTGGGCATGGTGCGGCAGTGGCAGACGCTGTTCTACGACGAGCGCTACTCCAACACCAACCTGTCGACGCACTCGCACCGCATCCCCGACTTCGTGATGCTGGCCGAGGCGCTGGGTTGCGTCGGTCTGCGCTGCGAGCGTGCCGAGGACGTCGAGGACGTCATCCGGCAGGCCCGCGAGATCAACGACCGCCCCGTCGTCATCGACTTCATCGTCGGCGCCGACGCCCAGGTGTGGCCGATGGTCGCCGCAGGCACCAGC